Genomic window (Carassius carassius chromosome 36, fCarCar2.1, whole genome shotgun sequence):
ATACACACGCTAGTTACTGATCATAACACACACTCATAATAACTGAGTCAGTGGACTGTGAggaggcatgtgtgtgtgtgtgtaccgaaGGGGAACTCCGGCAGGTCGATGAATCCCTGGCAGCTGCAGTCAGGTGTGTGATAGGCCAGCGGCTGCGTCATATAATGCGCTTTCAGACCAGCTTTCTCCACGCCGGCCTTCATCATGGCCACGGTCTTCACACATGGTCATGGGGTCAAAGTGACAGTTCACACCCACGATATCAGCACCTGGAGCACAAACACAGAGCATGATGAGATCCAGCCGCTGCTGAGAGCATGTGATGCTGCAAAGTCAGGAGGAGTGTCTCAAAGCACACACTTATGCACTACTGGAGTGTGCACAGTGAGCAGGAGGATGAAACACATACACAATTTGTCATTTTTTAGTGTAAATAGTGTGTTCACAGAATAAACAATCATAAAAACTAAGTATGAAATGTTAAATTACTGCAAACTACTGACAAGATCGTATAAAAGTTGTATTATTTTCAACAGCTACCAAAAAAAGGACTAACTAGATTTTTGACTACTAgattaaaattacatgaaattcacacagaatcttgtgtgtgtgtgtgtgtgtgtatgagagagacaCACCTGCTTTGACCAGTCTGACCGCACACTCTCCAGGTGTCACTCCATGCATGTCTCCTTCAGGTCCAATACACAGGGTGGCTGCTACAGGCTTTCCTGTTGCCTTCAGAACCTGGACGGCCCATTCAGCCTCCTCCACGTGCTCGAAGTACTGCAGATCAATCCATCACTCAATCactcaatcaatcagtcaatctgtcaatcaatcaatcaatccatcaATAACCAAACTCCAGTCCTGAGCTGAGTGAGCACCAGAGAACTGTTCTGAACAGATCCAGACTCCTCAGCTTTCAGTGACAGCTCACTGTTTTCAGATCAAAACCGGTCACCTGTGAGATCTGCTTAGATCCAGTGAGAACGTGTTTTTAATAAAGAACTCTGGGGCCGGATGTAGAACTGTTTAGACTAGTCTAAAAAAGATAGTCATctcatttttaattcagttatgaATAGGTAGGTTGGTATTGTTTGTATTGGAAGAGTAAGACTGATAACTCTTGGCAGCTGCTAGTTAATTAAACTAGTTTTGCATAACATTTTCTTTACTCTTTACTGCAAATACTATCTTAAAAAGGGTAATATTTGATgtatctgagagagagagagaggtcaaacatttaacattttaggTCAGCATTTCTGTCTAATCAGCTGATATTGTCTTTAATGGAGCATTCTTCCGATCCACACAACCTTCTCACCTTACCTGTGTTCATCTCTGTGTTCTAGTTGAGATCTCACGTGAGGGTTGTGTCTGCACGTTCTCACCTCGGCGATCAGGAAGTCCACGTTCTTCTTGATGAAGACGTCGATCTGCTTCTTGAAGATCTTCTTGACCTCGTCTTCGCTCTTGCAGCTGAGGTAGGAAGGTGTCTGAGAGACTCCGCCCGCCACCAGAGCATCGCCCTCATTGGCTACTTCTCTGGCCAGATCACAGGCGGCCTCGTTGATCTGCTGGCCCTGCGGACGGTCAGCAAACACCtcgatcagagctgtgtgatCAGGGTTAGGGCTCTGTGTGAGCGGtgcgtgtgaaagagagagactcACAGTGAAAGTCAGCTTGTTCCCTCTGTTCTCCAGTTTGTCGTCGCTGGCGTAGAAAGTGAACGTCTGCATGACATTTGACCCGGCCCGCAGGAATTCCCTGTGCAGCTGTCGCACTGACGGAGAGAGACAAACACAGTGCCttcttacaaaataaagacaaccAGAGAGCCCAAGAAACACTCAGACACGAACCAAGAATCTAACAGTTTTAAGATGTTCAAGTACAAACAAGTAATAtagaatatgtgaccctggagcacaaaaccagtcaaaagagTATATTTTTTGAAACTGAGGTTTATGCAtcctctgaaagctgaataaatcatctctccagtgatgtctggtttgttcggAAGACAATAAATGAAatcctggaatctgagggagcaaaaaaatctaaatattgagaaaatcatctttaaagttgtttaaatgaagttcttagcaatgcatattactaatcagaaattaagttttgatatatttatggtaggacatgtactaaatatctttatgaacatgatctttacttaatattctactgatttctgtcataaaagagaaatgtataattgtgactcatacagtgtattgttgtgtatttctacAGATATAAacctgtgacactgatgactgcttctgtgctgcagggacactgatAGCGAAATAAAGGAAAGGTTAATGCAAGACATCTTTGCTTTCTCATGCACTGGTCAGTTTTGAAATCTGTTTTGCTTCCATAATGTCCTCTTTTCAAATTCCAGTCCTTATCTTACACACAGCAGACTTCACAGTTTATCCCTCTCTCTATTCTGAGAGTATGTTCATATTTCATTTACACtgatttatacaatattttactTCTAAAAACATGGTGATACTGTGTTTGTTTTCTGTCGGATAAAAGGAGAAATCCAAAATCCCCCTCAAGAAAAACCTTTAACTCTAATCAAATAGAAATTTGAACACTCCATCCAGCGTTtagatttctgttctggaaatgtgtgcaaattagAGCATATTTAAATAGACGATGCTTAATTAGCATATTAAACATGACCCTCAGGACAACTTGAATACAAGATGTAATTAATCATTAAtcaacaaataaatgtaataattaactgTATAGTATCATTAAAAAAGCAGCATTACATATCAATACATCTCTGGCAAGAAAGATATTCTCTAAGAACAGGTAAATGTCCCCATTAAATCATGCAAACATTGTTTCTGAATCTTCTCTGAAGTTTtctaaaagtttaaaatatgtttcTTCTTTATACAAATGTTGAAGGAACAGGGGGCGGGGCTGAGCTGGTTGCTATGGGTGATGTCATCAAGCTTCCTAACGAcacacacagtgattggctgatagtctctgtcagagatttattcatagaaatattgttaaaaataaaaatgttgccacattttaataaaggttttaaaatgcaggctaagtgtcactaattaaacaagtatgTGTTCAACCTCTTACATGTGTGCTTCTCAGAAACAGTTAGTGAATATACATATAACagccttttaattaacagtagaATAATCCTGGCTCATAGTAAGACAAGCAAACGCAGAAGACTTCTTGCCTTTCTAATGGGTTAATAAAGACTATATGTGATCTATATATAATACAATCTATAATCCAAGGAAAATCTGGAGTTGGGCTAATCTTCAAAACAGAAGCCGATATCTTTTTAAAGTCTCACTATAGTCAAATGATTCTAAAATGTTTGTTTCGAGGCAGAATCTATTTTAGGGATAGTTTGTGGTTTGGTGTTTGTGCTCCTAACctttcacagatttaggagctgAAACGCTTAACATTTAGGACTCTACTTTTAGGACTGACACTTCCACTATTTGAAAGATTTTCTTCTAAATCTGTGAGTTATGAGCTACTTTTACCCTGAACATGTTTTGTGAACACGGGCCCAGATGAACTTGGAACGAATGTTATATGAATGTTACTGGAAGAGATTTTTCTGGGCCCCGTTTCTCACCGGCCTCGGGGTGCTCCGCAGCGGCTTCTGGGGTCCAGGGCCCGGCCTTCACATATCCTCTCTTCTCCAGAGCGAACACGAACCCTCCGTCTCCAATCACCACCTCACCGGAGCCCAGGCGCTCCAGcacaccctgaacacacacacacacacacacacacacacacacacacacacacacacacacacacacacacacacacacacacacttagcacTACaggtcaaaacacacacacttcagcgcAGAGACGCGTGGATCAGGGTCCGAGCGCGCTCTTCAGGCGCGTTTCCTTCCATCTATAATCGCATTAACACACACTTTAACATGAGCTTGAGTGTTTCTGTTCATGTTTCGagacaatttatatataaatagctgGAAGAAATATAATCCAGCAGCAGGATCTCATGCGTGTAAAAACAACGCGCGTAAAAAACCAAAACTGGTTGTGTCTGAATCAGAAACTCACCCTCTTTGATCCGACTGGTGCCATGTTTAACAGGAGATTCAGAAACAGATGAAGATCTTCAGGAGAGCTGAGAGAGACTGGAGAGAGATCCTCAAGAGAAGAGCGCTTATAAAGAGCACCgctggaggggtgtgtgtgtgtgtgtgtgtgtgtgtgagagagagagagagagagagagagagagagagagagtgtgtgtgtgtgtgtgtgcgagagagagtgtgtgtgtgtgcgatgtgtgtgtgtgtgtgtgtgtgtgtgagagagagagagagagagagagagagagagagtgtgtgtgtgtgtgtgtgcgcgagagagagagtgtgtgcggtgtgtgtgtgtgtgtgtgtgtgtgagagagagagagagagagagagagagagagagtgtgtgtgtgtgtgtgtgtgtgtgcgatgtGTGTgtgcgatgtgtgtgtgtgtgtgtgcgatgtgtgtgtgtgtgtgtgtgtgtgtgtgtgtgtgagagagagagagagagagtgtgtgtgtgtgtgcgatgtgtgtgtgtgtgtgtgtgcgatgtgtgtgtgtgtgtgtgtgtgtgtgtgagagagagagagagagagagagtgtgtgtgtgtgcgcgagagagagagtgtgtgcggtgtgtgtgtgtgtgtgtgtgtgtgagagagagagagagatctgccCCCTGTAACTTAAACTGTAGTTCACAATGTCACTGGTTAATGTTTATCTTTCAGCTGAGCTCATTTGGTAGAACACCAGTATCATCAGAGTGATGCTCGATAAATCATTCAGAGAGAAATCAAGACGTTTGGGCTTGAGCTCTTGTTCTAATATTATAGATTAATGCTACATATTTGACCAGTTATTCTActctaacaacaaaaacaaacccgTTATCTAGGCGTGCACACAACACAGCTGTAGCTCGAGACATTGAGCTCAACTCTACAGGATCGAGTTTAGACAACATATTTCAGTTCCATTTACAATGTGCAAATAACATCTGGGGATGCAGAACGGCGCGTTTTTGGCTtcagttatgaaaatgttattttgaatgttctctgagtGTTTAAAAGTATCAGTGatgatacaaataaaagtaacaataaatctgaacattctgaaacaaaactgtaacatttaaaaaatgttagacAAACTTAAATGTTTCAGACAAACTTGAACAGACTTTGGACGAATTTCTGTCTGAGGAAACCTGGCCAACATGCCAGTCATGAATCTGAGAGTGTTTTTGATATTTTGTAAAAGTTACTGCTGCAGATgttttacacacagactgattctAGACGAGTTATTGATTATTGATCATGTCTGAGCTGATTATCGCTACTCTGTGTTTGATCTCAGAGACTTTAATCAAGTGATCTGCTGCCTTGACACATtaccttccacacacacacacacacacacacgcgcgcacacacacacacacacacacacacacacagcgtgctGCAATCTTTGTTTGTGCTGCAGATTGTTCATTCACTCAGAGTGTTTATCAGATATAATATTGCATGTCAACACTGCAGATATAACAGATGCTGAGTGTGTAGGTAAAAGTACTGAAACTGAATGTTTTGTTAGTCCTTCTGTTTTCATCTGTGTCGAGTGTTTCTCGTGTAGACTGTGCTGAATTAATGAAGATGAATCATAATTCCCTGGTAAACTCTCCGCGTGTTTGAGGCGAGCGGGGGCGCGCTGctcgtgcgtgtgtctgtgttacTCCAGACGAACCTCAAGAAGCTCCATTCGCTCTCACAGCACACAATATCGTGAATATTAAACACGTCCCTGCACGGAATATGAGCTATATCTGATAGACTTGTCACATAGACTTGTTTATGGAAATATGAGGTATACAGATGAGGACATAATAAATCTGATATCAGGATTTCACTGTAATGAACTGCTGCAGCTCTGTGAGGGGTTTACAGCTgtattgagtgtgtgtttgtgtcgcagGTGGGCTTCCATCAGTCCAGCAGCATCAGACTGGTGTCCAGTCCGGTCCGAGTGGACGAGCTCAAATATCAGATGAGCAGAACACACTGGCACCCGACGCCACAGTTCCTCATCGGCCCTGAGATGATCCAGCAGCTCTCCCCTCTGCTCCACCTGGACAAGGTACAACACCTTCACACGCCCGAGGATCATGTCAAGACTAACACACATACTGCACTGTAATgatgattttataatatttttatgctGAATTATTATCTTTATTCTCTTATCCCACTTTTTCTTGTTGAAAAGCATCAGTAAAAAGTGTTAGTGTCTAAAATGCAACGTTTACAAATATAAACActataaacatgtatttttgtttctgtcactccacaacaaatcctttacatGCAACAGTATACAGAACAGAACAGGAATGAAAATATGTGAccatgaccacaaaaccagtcataagggtcagtttaTTTAAATTGAGACCtacacatcatctgaaagctccacggtagaaaatgtacaaaatatctttattgaacatgatctttacttaatatcctaatgatttgtggcataaaagaataatttatcattttgaccaatctatttctacaaatatctcTGTGATACTGATGAGTGCCTCTGTGCTGGAGGGACACAGATGAGCATATAGCAAACATAAATTACAGCTGCAatcattgcaaacaacatttactatATAGGTagagcatacatttatttaaagcatGTTTTTATCACTCATTTGGCACAAATCCACATGTTTTCAATGATGTTAgttgcaatacataaaatacttTGGAATATAAACTTGGAATGTTAAACTGGGTGAGGACAGCAGGACCTCTGTGTGTGGATGCTGAAGCTGCTTGCGTCTGTGTGTCAGGTGTTGGCGGGTCTCTATAGTCCGGGTGACGGTCACATCGACCTTTATTCCCTGAAGATGGATCTGGCAGCAGGAGCGTGAATGTACAGTGTTCAGATCTTATTATCCTGGTCCGGTCACAGGCCTCACGTAGACAGCCCATGGCAGATGGGACGTCCAGACACCACACAGAACCATCCGAGCCAATCGCATCGTCAATGCCACAGGTTCGGCCACACCCACACGACAGACCACACCCCCACAAAATAGACCTCACCGGTTTATTAGGCCACACCCACATGTGATAGACCACACCTACATGACATACCACACCCCCACATGAAAGACCACACCCATTGGTTAGGCCACACACCCACAAGCTAGACCACACCCATGTGTTAAACCACTCCCCTCATTTTAGATCATGAGGTGTGTGACAGTGACGTGGCCTTGGTGCTGGTTCTAGTCAAACAAAATTTCTAGCTGGCATGCACAGCTTCAAGTCAGATTGCGATCAGCACAGAGCTGCATGAAGTCAAACGCACCTCACATCTGTTTGGTTGGCCACACCCACATATGCTAGACCAGACCTTCATGACATACCACACACCCACATTATAGACCACATGTTTGTTAGGCCACACCCCCACACACTAGACCACACCCATGTGTTAGCCCATGCCCTCACATTATAGACCACACCCACATCTTAGAACACACCTCACATTTGTTAAGTCCCTAACACGTAAACACGTCCCGgatcggggacctagtaacactGCCGAgttcaatcccgggacgagcgctgtgtgaacaaaagccagatctaatgccgtgtcatagtgatgacgtgtgttatcgcgcaactcttttacctggtgttttgaaggaagatcaacattCACGATTaaacaaatatgtgcaaactgtaatgaagcagagatcagttagttcctcactttctgcgctgacgccgagatcgttcgcttgcttcagtgaaagtataacgtgcctaacgttttcgactcgtacattacacgtcacgccctgatgtcacgtgtcattacgggatctttacgggtgaaagcacgcacatatcccgggtaatcactggcagagtgaaagtgcaaaatctagcgacccgggaacaattgccggaacactttacccgtgtatttgccagaatcgcagtgtgaaaggggctttagataACACCTAGTAatgcaacgataccattttttcagaaccgatccgatCCGATACTCTCTCCGATAGAGTATGTGCCAATACCTGTTCAATCCAATaccagcacagtttttttttaaacaatgtagaATTTCTAATCTATgataaaaatactattataaataaggttagtggataattcagtagcaaaagatactctagattctagaaaaatcacgggGGCACAATAATTAGataaaatctagtgaaatattttatttaaagataagTGAATAAGTCtgaaatctggtaaaatgttacaacCCAGAAAAATGGATTGCAATACACGCTAATGTGATTAAACTTTAAAAGGTGATGATTTCATGAAACAAACGTAAGCAATGCATGCTCAAAGTCAGACGTCACTGTTGTGTGATCCACAGACAGATCCACAGTTCTCAATCAGGGAATACCACGCATGAATCCATTTACAGTGTAATCTATCGTAAGATGCATATTTGATCTCCCTCGTCTGTTTGAATGAGCAGCTGGAACTAGTAAAGCATAGACATTTCAAAGTAGAGcctttattatattcaaaaatcCCACATTCTGCATTAAATctgttttttaatgaatattatggtatttttgtgACACAATAAACTGTATATGGTATTTAATTCAAGGTAAACTCTTGTAACTTCTCTCTGGGCCACCAGTCACAGGAAGGAAAGACTAAGAACGTGATTTATCATATTCAATACATAGATTGTACTATTATCAGCCAAATCTGACAGAAGTGTCATGGGTGCAGATCTTTCAGCAGGGTTTGCTGATGTTCTTATGGGAATGTGCTGAAGCAGCTTTGATAAGATGATCAGACACACATTGCGCAGTCACACGGAGCTAAAGGCCGAtcgctgacctctgacctctcctATAGCAAACACACCTGATTGCGTCCCATAATCTGTCCCTGCTGCTGTATTCATCGTGTGTCTCTGAAACGAGTGTGCTGAACGTTTAATGTGTGTCATGTGCTCCGGATCCAGAGGACTTTTCTCTGCTTGTGAGACTCTGTTTAAACATGAGATCTGATTGAGAATGTTTCTGTGAACTCAACTGAGTAATAAAGAAGAGTCAgatctaagtgtgtgtgtttgtttagctgATTTTGGTCCAGGTTTAATGTTTTTGGGGTTTTGGCCTTCTGCCCCGCTCACATGACCAGCCAATCAGCTCTCACCAACAGTCTGTGGTGAACAATCTCTCAGCCAATCATCAGAGGTCTCTCTCACACGCCTCAGCTCAGCCAGTTCTCACCAGAACCCCTCATCCGCTTCCTCCCTCAAGATGACCAACAAAACTTTGACTTCAGTTATTTTTGTCAAGGCCAACTTCAGTGACTGACTCagatatattctattctattctattctattctattctattctattctattctattctattctattctattctattctattctgttttataattttctttgatattataatctattatattcttttttattgtgTACTTTTCTATACTGTTGTCTATTTGCCTATAGCTCTAATTTGTGtttgttctattttattctaatCTATATTATGCTAATCAGTTCTACTCTATAATATTCTATTCTGTTATCTACTGTTGTTCTAATCTATTCTACTCTTTTCTGTTATTTTCTAGTAGGTTCTACCACattctattctgttttattctttcaTATTATGATCTGTTCTGTACTATTCTATACTGTTATCTATTCACTTATAGTCTATTCTATATTATTCTAATTTGTTCTATTTTATTAAATTCTATGTAATTTTAATAGATTCTATACTATTCTATTGTTTTCTCTACTGTTGTTCTTATCTATTGTACTCGTTTTTATTCTATTCTAGTAGGTTCTGCTCTGTCCTGTTCTATTCTCTTCAGTTCTATTTCGCTCTATTCAGAGAAATATAGAGTATGAGCGGTTAGTTTGTCTCACTTCTTGTGTTTGATTTAGTTTGAGTGATCCATTGAGGTTAGAAGCATTTCTAACAGTTTTGGCTGTAAATGATTAATTTACACTAAGAAGTAACTACCTGTGCTGTGCTTCTACAGTACATGCAGAACAAGAACATTGTGCAGTTGG
Coding sequences:
- the LOC132116844 gene encoding betaine--homocysteine S-methyltransferase 1-like produces the protein MAPVGSKRGVLERLGSGEVVIGDGGFVFALEKRGYVKAGPWTPEAAAEHPEAVRQLHREFLRAGSNVMQTFTFYASDDKLENRGNKLTFTGQQINEAACDLAREVANEGDALVAGGVSQTPSYLSCKSEDEVKKIFKKQIDVFIKKNVDFLIAEYFEHVEEAEWAVQVLKATGKPVAATLCIGPEGDMHGVTPGECAVRLVKAGADIVGVNCHFDPMTMCEDRGHDEGRRGESWSESALYDAAAGLSHT